The following coding sequences lie in one Spinacia oleracea cultivar Varoflay chromosome 1, BTI_SOV_V1, whole genome shotgun sequence genomic window:
- the LOC130463366 gene encoding uncharacterized protein gives MVGHQDTECRKGTKRVWVQKQQVQPMIHTPVVDQDGFQRALKPIRVRSSIAVPTQVTNTFQLLNADDVGTEPVRGLNLAKKQGVVKSFIHKHHVGLVGLLEHKVKVSKLGNLYQNVFLNWCFTSNSSFHDGGRIVLAWNPSSFTVSILSVTSQLIHCSVQVVGSSQKFFCTFIYAFNESHKRLELWKDLKTLYTQDPWIVCGDFNCIMAAEERIGALVRSGEIVDICECMHFCGMEDVKSPGNHFTWNNKHQGSARVFSKIDRVMENSTWQGNYPTTEVCFMNEGTFDHSPGLITVYPRIEGGKKPFKYFTIWKSSSEFTSIVKDQWDKQFHGTKMYVVVSKLKQVKFALKELNRKGFNDIQAADLKAFNELTAAQKAMHLNPTDHALADLELQAIKEYKMKHEAYLAFLRQKAKLYWLKAGDENTNLFHQSIRQRCSQNQIYSIHDMHGGWKEESGDVTKAFLEYYDTLLGTTQPNRRVVLRHIVHSGPLINDTHRAILNAPYTAEEVKKALFSIPGVKAPGPDGFGAYFFKDTWEIVGEEVVAAILDVLQQGKLLKELNHTCVTKVLCGRLRQILPDLILENQGGFVHGRHIVHNIMVVHDLVKHYGRKDVKPSCLMKIDLQKAYDTVD, from the exons ATGGTGGGTCATCAGGATACTGAGTGCAGGAAAGGAACTAAAAGAGTGTGGGTTCAGAAACAACAAGTGCAACCAATGATTCACACTCCTGTTGTGGATCAGGATGGTTTCCAGAGAGCTCTTAAACCAATAAGGGTAAGGAGCTCCATAGCAGTTCCCACTCAAGTTACTAATACATTCCAGCTGTTGAATGCAGATGATGTTGGAACTGAACCAGTGAG AGGTCTTAACCTAGCTAAAAAACAAGGTGTTGTGAAGAGCTTCATTCACAAGCATCATGTGGGGTTGGTGGGACTTCTGGAACATAAGGTAAAGGTTTCTAAGCTTGGAAATCTGTACCAGAATGTGTTTTTGAACTGGTGTTTTACCAGTAATAGTAGTTTTCATGATGGAGGGAGGATTGTGCTTGCTTGGAATCCTAGTAGCTTTACTGTGAGCATTTTGAGTGTTACATCTCAACTTATTCATTGTTCAGTTCAGGTAGTGGGAAGTTCTCAGAAGTTCTTTTGTACTTTcatttatgcatttaatgaaagtcataaaagattgGAGTTGTGGAAAGATCTTAAAACTTTGTACACTCAGGATCCTTGGATTGTTTGTGGTGATTTCAACTGTATTATGGCTGCTGAGGAAAGAATAGGAGCTCTAGTCAGAAGTGGTGAGATTGTGGATATATGTGAATGTATGCATTTCTGTGGTATGGAGGATGTTAAGAGTCCGGGGAATCATTTCACATGGAATAACAAACATCAAGGTTCAGCTAGAGTTTTCTCCAAGATTGATAGAGTAATGGAAAACTCCACCTGGCAAGGCAATTATCCTACAACTGAGGTATGTTTTATGAATGAGGGAACTTTTGATCACTCCCCTGGTTTGATCACAGTTTACCCTAGAATTGAAGGGGGTAAAAAGCCTTTTAAATACTTTACTATCTGGAAGAGCTCTTCTGAGTTCACTTCCATAGTAAAGGATCAATGGGATAAGCAGTTCCATGGTACTAAGATGTATGTGGTAGTGAGTAAATTGAAGCAAGTAAAGTTTGCTTTAAAAGAGCTAAATAGGAAGGGTTTCAATGATATACAGGCTGCAGATTTGAAAGCTTTTAATGAGTTGACTGCAGCTCAAAAAGCTATGCATTTGAATCCAACTGATCATGCCCTTGCTGATTTGGAACTGCAAGCTATAAAAGAATATAAAATGAAGCATGAGGCCTATTTGGCTTTCTTAAGACAAAAGGCAAAGTTATATTGGCTGAAAGCAGGAGATGAGAATACTAATCTTTTTCATCAGAGTATTAGACAGAGATGTTCCCAGAATCAGATTTATAGTATTCATGATATGCATGGAGGCTGGAAGGAGGAATCTGGTGATGTGACTAAGGCTTTCCTGGAATATTATGACACTCTATTGGGCACTACTCAACCTAATAGGAGAGTGGTGCTCAGGCATATTGTTCACTCAGGTCCACTCATTAATGATACTCATAGAGCAATTCTTAATGCTCCATATACTGCTGAGGAAGTGAAGAAAGCATTATTTTCCATTCCTGGGGTTAAAGCTCCAGGACCAGATGGATTTGGTGCTTATTTTTTCAAAGATACATGGGAAATTGTAGGTGAGGAGGTGGTTGCTGCCATTCTGGATGTGTTGCAACAAGGGAAGCTTTTGAAGGAGCTGAATCATACT TGTGTTACTAAAGTTTTGTGTGGCAGGCTCAGACAAATTTTACCTGATTTGATTCTAGAAAACCAGGGAGGTTTTGTTCATGGAAGACATATTGTCCATAACATAATGGTGGTGCATGATCTAGTTAAGCATTATGGAAGGAAAGATGTTAAACCTAGCTGCTTAATGAAGATAGATTTGCAGAAAGCTTATGATACTGTGGATTAG